From one Triticum aestivum cultivar Chinese Spring chromosome 4B, IWGSC CS RefSeq v2.1, whole genome shotgun sequence genomic stretch:
- the LOC123091103 gene encoding uncharacterized protein, with protein sequence MDREEMKMVILGQEQTFRQQVHEMHRVYHVQKQLMREMQIAGLNRAHAETKHKLEVWRDDKATDRQQLYSFSNSCIPASAAEECNLELTLATGSSRSHKGKQVGKSSNSDSGMAVSSTSTESDLAQFKEFDTRLVRLQIESKRFTIADETNQSPWPHQPVILRVAR encoded by the exons ATGGACAGAGAGGAGATGAAGATGGTTATCTTGGGACAAGAACAAACATTCAGACAACAG GTTCATGAGATGCACCGAGTTTACCATGTTCAGAAACAACTGATGAGGGAGATGCAGATAGCTGGGCTGAACCGGGCTCATGCTGAGACGAAACATAAACTCGAGGTCTGGCGCGACGACAAGGCTACCGACCGTCAGCAACTCTACAGCTTCTCAAACAGCTGCATCCCTGCCTCTGCTGCAGAAGAATGCAACCTTGAGCTCACTCTGGCAACCGGGAGCAGCAGAAGCCACAAGGGCAAGCAAGTGGGCAAGTCCTCAAACTCAGACTCCGGGATGGCGGTGTCGTCAACATCGACCGAATCTGATCTGGCTCAGTTCAAGGAGTTTGACACAAGGCTGGTGAGGCTTCAGATTGAGAGCAAGAGGTTTACCATTGCCGATGAGACGAATCAGTCTCCTTGGCCGCACCAGCCTGTGATCCTTAGGGTGGCACGGTGA